Proteins from one Xenopus tropicalis strain Nigerian chromosome 1, UCB_Xtro_10.0, whole genome shotgun sequence genomic window:
- the apc gene encoding adenomatous polyposis coli protein: protein MAAASYDQLLKQVAALKMENTNLRQELEDNSNHLTKLESEASNMKEVLKQLQGSIEDEAMASSGQIDLLERLKELNLDSSNFPAGKTRPKMSMRSYGSREGSLSGHSGECSPVPVGSFQRRGLLNGSRESTGYLEELEKERLLLIAEHEKEEKEKRWYYAQLQNLTKRIDSLPLTENFSLQTDMTRRQLEYEARQIRAAMEEQLGTCQDMEKRVQTRVGKIQQIEEDILRIRQLLQSQAAEAAERTPQSKHDAGSRDADKLPDGQGTSEIVTSSNVGSGQGSSSRADHDTASVMSSNSTYSVPRRLTSHLGTKVEMVYSLLSMLGTHDKDDMSRTLLAMSSSQDSCIAMRQSGCLPLLIQLLHGNDKDSVLLGNSRGSKEARARASAALHNIIHSQPDDKRGRREIRVLHLLEQIRAYCETCWEWQEAHEQGMDQDKNPMPAPVDHQICPAVCVLMKLSFDEEHRHAMNELGGLQAIAELLQVDCEMYGLINDHYSVTLRRYAGMALTNLTFGDVANKATLCSMKSCMRALVAQLKSESEDLQQVIASVLRNLSWRADVNSKKTLREVGSVKALMECALDVKKESTLKSVLSALWNLSAHCTENKADICSVDGALAFLVGTLTYRSQTNTLAIIESGGGILRNVSSLIATNEDHRQILRENNCLQTLLQHLKSHSLTIVSNACGTLWNLSARNAKDQEALWDMGAVSMLKNLIHSKHKMIAMGSAAALRNLMANRPAKYKDANIMSPGSSVPSLHVRKQKALEAELDAQHLSETFDNIDNLSPKTTHRNKQRHKQNLCSEYVLDSSRHDDSICRSDNFSLGNLTVLSPYINSTVLPGSSSPRPTMEGNRPEKDRERTAGLSNYHSATENSGNSSKRIGVQLSTTAQISKVMDEVSNIHMVQEDRSSGSASEMHCMSDERTSQRKPSSNHPHSNPFSFAKGDSSNRGCPVAFMKMEYKMASNDSLNSVSSTDGYGKRGQVKPSVESYSEDDEGKFGSYGHYPAGLAHKIHSANHMDDNDTELDTPINYSLKYSDEQLNSGRQSPSQNERWARPKHIIDSEMKQSEQRQPRTTKTTYSSYTENKEEKHKKFPPHFNQPENAPAYARSRGTNNQADQSRVGSNLSNNSKASKPHCQVDDYDDDKTTNFSERYSEGEQQEDENERQNKYNIKPYASDEHHGEQPIDYSRKYPTDVPSSAQKPSFPYSNNPSKQKPKKEQVSSSSNTPTPSPNSGRQNQLHPNSAQTRPGLNRPKQTSSKPPSITQETIQTYCVEDTPICFSRGSSLSSLSSAEDEIEGRERSSRGQESNNTLQITEPKENKSAVSKDGAINETRSSVHHTRTKNNRLQTSNISPSDSSRHKSVEFSSGAKSPSKSGAQTPKSPPEHYVQETPLMFSRCTSVSSLDSFESHSIASSIASSVASEHMISGIISPSDLPDSPGQTMPPSRSKTPPPPQTVHAKKDSSKPKVSGEERDKVAKQTGVHSAIQRVQVLQEADTLLHFATESTPDGFSCASSLSALSLDEPYIQKDVELKIMPPVLENDQGNEAEPEKESTDNLNKKENKRSEQEKDMLDDTDDDIDILEECIISAMPRKPSRKNKKVPQPTAGKPPPPVARKPSQLPVYKLLSSQNRLQTQKHVNFTHSDDMPRVYCVEGTPINFSTATSLSDLTIESPPNELTNNDQPNTGSLSTDLEKRDTIPTEGRSTDDTDASKKLNPSTSVLDEDKAEEGDILAECIHSAMPKGKSHKPYRVKKIMDQINHTSAGTSSGNNRSMQEIDKNKPTSPVKPMPQSIEFKGRLKKNTESKLNPSSENQYSDPRKQNSKNTSKDANEKIPNNEERTKGFAFDSPHHYTPIEGTPYCFSRNDSLSSLDFDDDDIDLSKEKAELRKEKGTKDTDRKGKYKNENPAINQIGKQEQVGPKSLEGRGQPKALVHKPTSFCPAAKGTQDRGGAKDEKMQNFAIENTPVCFSRNSSLSSLSDIDQENNNKETEPIKQTEMTETQIGLRRPQTSGYAPKSFHVEDTPVCFSRNSSLSSLSIDSEDDLLQECISSAMPKKKKPSKAKNEGEKSSSNSVGGILAEEPDLTLDLRDLQSPDSENAFSPDSENFDWKAIQEGANSIVSRLHQAAAAGSLSRQGSSDSDSILSLKSGISLGSPFHLTSDKEEKTITCNKGPKIVKPSDKSALENKKTEDEPKGIKGGKKVYKSLITGKSRSSSDFSSHCKQSVQTNMPSISRGRTMIHIPGVRASSPSTSPVSKKGPVFKNAPSKSPNENQSLSNSPKGSKPLKSESFYGSRQSSTSGGSSKGNSRSGSRDSVSSRPSSQQLSRPLQSPGRNSISPGRNGISPPNKFSQLPRTSSPSTASTKSSGSGRMSYTSPGRQLSQPNLSKQSGLPKTPSSIPRSESASKGLNQNVNTGPNKKVELSRMSSTKSSGSESDRSERPALVRQSTFIKEAPSPTLRRKLEESASFESLSSSSRADSPTRSQTQTPALSPSLPDMSLSTHSIQAGGWRKMPPNLNPAAEHGDSRRRHDISRSHSESPSRLPITRSGTWKREHSKHSSSLPRVSTWRRTGSSSSILSASSESSEKAKSEDEKQQVCSFLGPKSECSSSAKGTWRKIKESEILETPSNGSSNTIAESSCSLESKTLVYQMAPAVSKTEDVWVRIEDCPINNPRSGRSPTGNSPPVIDNVLDQGQKEEAVKDCHTRHNSGNGNVPLLENRQKSFIKLDGSDTKGTDPKTLINNQQETNENTVAERTPFSSSSSSKHSSPSGTVAARVTPFNYNPSPRKSTAESSTSRPSQIPTPVTNSTKKRDSKTETTDSSGSQSPKRHSGSYLVTSV, encoded by the exons GGTTCATCAAGTAGAGCAGATCACGACACAGCCAGTGTTATGAGCTCTAACAGCACTTACTCTGTTCCGCGAAGGCTCACTAGTCATCTTGGTACCAAG GTGGAAATGGTATATTCACTTCTGTCAATGCTTGGTACTCATGACAAGGATGACATGTCTCGGACTTTATTAGCCATGTCAAGTTCTCAAGATAGCTGCATTGCTATGCGCCAGTCTGGGTGTCTTCCTCTTCTCATTCAGCTATTGCATGGCAATGATAAAGACTCTGTGCTGCTGGGAAACTCCCGTGGAAGCAAAGAGGCCCGTGCTAGGGCTAGTGCAGCTCTACATAACATCATTCACTCTCAGCCTGACGACAAGCGAGGGAGAAGGGAAATCCGTGTCCTTCACCTCTTGGAGCAGATCCGAGCTTACTGTGAAACGTGTTGGGAATGGCAGGAGGCACATGAGCAAGGAATGGACCAGGATAAAAACCCAA TGCCTGCCCCAGTTGACCACCAgatatgccctgctgtgtgtgtgcTGATGAAATTATCTTTTGATGAAGAACACAGACATGCAATGAATGAACTTG gtgGACTGCAGGCTATTGCTGAGCTTTTGCAAGTAGATTGTGAAATGTATGGACTTATTAATGACCACTATAGTGTTACATTGCGGCGATATGCAGGGATGGCCCTGACAAATCTCACTTTCGGAGATGTAGCTAACAAG GCCACACTGTGCTCAATGAAAAGCTGCATGCGAGCTCTCGTAGCTCAGCTCAAATCTGAAAGTGAAGATTTACAACAG GTTATTGCAAGTGTTTTAAGGAATTTATCCTGGAGAGCAGATGTGAACAGCAAAAAAACCCTTCGAGAGGTGGGAAGCGTGAAGGCCCTTATGGAATGTGCTCTGGATGTTAAGAAG GAGTCCACTCTAAAAAGTGTGCTAAGTGCCTTGTGGAATTTGTCAGCTCACTGCACTGAGAATAAAGCAGATATCTGCTCTGTTGATGGGGCATTGGCGTTTCTGGTGGGCACATTAACTTACCGAAGTCAAACCAATACTCTGGCCATCATTGAGAGTGGAGGTGGAATACTACGTAATGTGTCCAGCTTGATTGCTACTAATGAAGACCACAG GCAAATCCTAAGGGAGAACAACTGTTTGCAGACCTTACTACAGCACTTGAAATCACACAGTTTGACTATTGTAAGCAATGCCTGTGGGACCCTGTGGAATTTATCAGCACGAAATGCAAAAGACCAAGAGGCCCTCTGGGACATGGGAGCAGTCAGCATGCTCAAAAACCTTATTCATTCAAAGCACAAAATGATAGCTATGGGCAGTGCTGCAGCTTTAAGAAACTTAATGGCAAACAGGCCTGCAAAATACAAGGATGCCAATATTATGTCCCCTGGCTCAAGTGTGCCATCTCTTCATGTTCGGAAACAGAAAGCTTTGGAAGCAGAATTAGATGCACAGCATTTGTCTGAAACATTTGACAATATTGATAATTTAAGCCCCAAAACCACCCACCGCAATAAGCAACGGCATAAGCAGAACCTGTGCAGTGAGTATGTTCTGGATTCAAGCAGGCATGATGATTCGATTTGCCGCTCAGACAATTTTAGCCTTGGTAATTTGACTGTTCTTTCTCCATATATTAATTCAACTGTGCTACCGGGATCATCTTCACCTCGACCAACTATGGAAGGTAACAGGCCTGAAAAAGACAGAGAAAGAACAGCAGGACTTAGCAACTACCATTCTGCCACTGAAAATTCAGGAAACTCCTCGAAACGTATTGGTGTACAGTTGTCAACTACAGCTCAGATTTCTAAAGTTATGGATGAGGTATCAAATATTCACATGGTTCAGGAAGACAGAAGTTCAGGGTCTGCTTCTGAAATGCACTGCATGTCAGATGAAAGAACTTCACAAAGGAAACCTTCTAGTAATCACCCTCATTCAAATCCATTCAGTTTTGCTAAAGGAGATAGTTCCAACAGGGGGTGCCCTGTAGCATTTATGAAGATGGAATACAAAATGGCATCTAATGACAGTTTAAACAGTGTCAGCAGCACAGATGGGTATGGGAAACGTGGCCAAGTGAAGCCATCTGTAGAGTCTTACTCTGAAGATGATGAAGGTAAATTTGGTAGTTATGGACACTATCCTGCCGGCCTAGCACACAAAATTCACAGTGCAAATCACATGGATGATAACGATACAGAACTAGATACACCAATAAATTATAGTCTGAAATATTCAGATGAGCAATTGAACTCTGGTAGACAAAGCCCATCACAGAATGAGAGGTGGGCAAGACCAAAGCACATCATAGACAGTGAAATGAAACAAAGTGAGCAGAGGCAGCCTAGAACCACCAAAACAACATATAGTTCATATactgaaaataaagaagaaaagcaTAAAAAATTCCCTCCTCATTTCAACCAACCAGAAAATGCACCTGCTTACGCCAGATCAAGGGGTACAAACAACCAAGCTGACCAGTCTAGAGTGGGCTCTAATCTTTCAAACAATTCAAAAGCTTCCAAACCTCATTGTCAAGTTGATGACTATGATGATGATAAAACAACTAATTTTAGTGAACGTTATTCTGAGGGGGAACAACAGGAGGACGAAAATGAAAGACAAAACAAGTACAACATTAAGCCTTATGCCTCAGACGAACACCACGGGGAACAGCCAATTGATTACAGCCGAAAGTATCCTACAGATGTTCCTTCATCGGCACAGAAACCATCCTTCCCATATTCAAATAACCCATCAAAGCAAAAACCTAAAAAAGAGCAAGTTTCGTCCAGCAGTAACACACCAACTCCATCGCCAAACTCCGGGAGACAAAATCAGCTTCATCCTAACTCTGCCCAAACCAGACCTGGGCTAAATAGACCAAAACAAACTTCTAGCAAGCCTCCTTCTATTACCCAAGAGACAATTCAAACATATTGTGTAGAAGATACTCCCATATGTTTTTCACGGGGCAGTTCTTTATCTTCTCTCTCCTCTGCGGAAGATGAGATTGAAGGACGGGAAAGAAGTTCAAGGGGACAAGAATCTAATAACACACTTCAAATAACAGAACCTAAAGAAAACAAGAGTGCAGTCTCCAAAGATGGTGCCATAAATGAAACTCGTTCTTCAGTACACCATACACGGACTAAAAACAACAGACTTCAAACATCAAATATATCACCCTCTGATTCATCTAGACACAAATCTGTAGAGTTTTCATCGGGTGCTAAGTCCCCATCAAAGAGTGGTGCGCAAACACCTAAAAGCCCACCAGAACATTATGTCCAAGAAACACCTTTAATGTTTAGTAGGTGCACTTCAGTGAGCTCATTAGATAGTTTTGAGAGTCATTCTATTGCTAGCTCTATAGCTAGCTCTGTGGCAAGTGAGCACATGATTAGTGGAATTATTAGCCCTAGCGATCTTCCCGACAGCCCCGGTCAAACAATGCCTCCAAGCAGAAGTAAAACACCACCACCTCCTCAAACAGTCCATGCTAAGAAAGATAGCAGTAAGCCTAAAGTCTCTGGTGAAGAAAGGGATAAAGTTGCAAAGCAGACAGGTGTACATTCTGCAATTCAAAGAGTCCAAGTGCTTCAGGAAGCAGACACTCTCTTGCATTTTGCTACTGAGAGTACACCTGATGGCTTCTCGTGTGCATCCAGTCTCAGTGCCTTAAGTCTGGATGAACCATATATTCAGAAAGATGTAGAGCTAAAAATTATGCCACCTGTTTTGGAAAATGATCAAGGGAATGAAGCAGAGCCAGAAAAGGAGTCTACAGACAATCTAAATAAAAAGGAGAATAAAAGATCAGAGCAAGAAAAGGATATGCTTGATGACACAGACGATGACATTGATATACTTGAAGAATGTATCATTTCTGCCATGCCAAGGAAACCTTCAAGGAAAAACAAGAAAGTTCCCCAACCAACAGCTGGAAAGCCACCACCACCAGTTGCAAGAAAACCAAGTCAGTTACCGGTATATAAACTACTTTCATCTCAAAACAGACTACAGACTCAAAAACATGTAAATTTCACACATTCAGATGATATGCCTAGAGTGTACTGTGTTGAAGGAACACCAATAAATTTTTCTACAGCAACTTCTCTTAGTGATCTCACAATAGAGTCCCCACCAAATGAACTGACAAATAATGATCAGCCAAATACTGGCTCTCTGTCCACTGACTTAGAAAAGAGAGACACCATTCCTACTGAGGGAAGGAGTACAGATGACACAGATGCAAGTAAAAAATTAAATCCTTCTACCTCAGTACTGGATGAGGATAAAGCTGAGGAAGGTGACATTCTTGCAGAATGCATTCATTCTGCCATGCCTAAAGGGAAAAGTCACAAACCGTACAGAGTCAAAAAAATAATGGATCAGATTAATCACACATCAGCTGGTACATCCTCAGGTAATAACAGAAGTATGCAGGAAATTGATAAGAATAAGCCAACCTCACCAGTAAAACCTATGCCACAAAGTATCGAGTTCAAGGGACGCTTAAAGAAAAATACAGAGTCGAAACTAAACCCTAGTAGCGAAAACCAGTACAGTGATCCAAGGAAACAGAATAGTAAAAACACCTCAAAAGATGCAAATGAAAAGATTCCAAACAACGAAGAGAGAACTAAAGGATTTGCATTTGATTCTCCTCACCATTATACACCAATTGAAGGGACTCCATATTGTTTTTCAAGGAATGATTCGTTAAGTTCCCTAGATTTCGATGATGACGATATTGATCTTTCCAAAGAAAAGGCAGAGTTGAGAAAAGAAAAGGGAACAAAGGATACTGACCGAAAAGGTAAATACAAAAATGAGAATCCAGCTATAAATCAGATAGGTAAACAAGAACAGGTTGGGCCAAAGAGCTTAGAAGGAAGAGGTCAACCTAAAGCATTGGTACACAAACCAACTTCATTCTGTCCTGCTGCGAAAGGGACCCAGGACAGAGGGGGTGCTAAAGATGAAAAGATGCAAAATTTTGCTATTGAAAATACTCCTGTTTGCTTTTCTCGCAATTCATCTTTGAGCTCACTAAGTGATATTGATCAGGAGAACAATAATAAAGAAACTGAACCtataaaacaaacagaaatgACTGAAACACAGATAGGACTGCGCAGACCTCAAACTTCAGGGTATGCACCTAAATCTTTTCATGTGGAGGACACGCCAGTGTGTTTTTCTAGGAACAGTTCTCTTAGTTCTTTGAGTATAGATTCTGAAGATGATTTATTGCAGGAATGCATAAGTTCTGCTATGCCCAAGAAGAAGAAGCCTTCAAAAGCAAAGAATGAAGGTGAAAAAAGTAGTTCAAACAGTGTTGGTGGCATTCTGGCTGAGGAACCAGATCTTACTCTGGACCTGAGAGATCTTCAAAGTCCTGATTCTGAAAATGCTTTTTCCCCAGACTCTGAAAACTTTGACTGGAAAGCAATTCAGGAAGGTGCCAATTCAATAGTGAGTCGTTTACAtcaagctgctgctgctggctcaCTCTCTCGACAAGGATCTTCAGATTCTGATTCAATTCTGTCATTGAAATCAGGAATTTCCTTGGGATCCCCATTTCATCTTACTTCGGACAAGGAGGAAAAGACCATCACTTGTAACAAAGGGCCAAAAATTGTAAAGCCCAGTGATAAAAGTGcacttgaaaataaaaaaactgaagacGAACCTAAAGGAATAAAAGGGGGCAAAAAAGTTTATAAGAGCTTAATAACAGGGAAATCACGATCCAGCTCAGACTTCTCAAGTCATTGTAAGCAATCAGTACAAACAAATATGCCTTCAATCTCCCGTGGCCGAACAATGATCCATATTCCTGGTGTTCGTGCTAGCTCTCCCAGCACAAGTCCTGTATCAAAAAAAGgacctgtttttaaaaatgcaccatCCAAAAGTCCAAATGAAAACCAGAGTTTGAGTAATTCACCCAAAGGATCAAAACCTTTAAAATCAGAATCTTTCTATGGTAGCAGGCAGTCATCAACATCAGGTGGATCAAGTAAAGGAAACTCCAGGTCAGGATCTAGGGATTCTGTTTCTTCAAGGCCATCTTCACAACAATTAAGCAGACCTTTGCAGTCTCCTGGTCGGAACTCTATTTCACCTGGTAGAAATGGAATAAGTCCTCCAAACAAATTTTCTCAATTGCCAAGGACATCATCTCCTAGTACAGCATCTACAAAATCATCTGGCTCAGGAAGAATGTCTTATACATCTCCAGGGAGGCAGCTAAGCCAACCAAACCTTAGCAAACAATCAGGACTGCCCAAAACGCCTAGCAGTATACCTCGAAGTGAATCTGCATCAAAAGGTTTGAACCAAAATGTAAACACTGGGCCAAACAAAAAAGTAGAGCTGTCCAGAATGTCCTCGACAAAATCCAGTGGAAGTGAATCTGACCGATCTGAGAGACCTGCTTTGGTGCGCCAGTCTACCTTTATTAAGGAAGCACCTAGCCCTACATTAAGGAGGAAATTGGAAGAATCTGCTTCATTTGAGTCCTTATCTTCCTCCTCTAGAGCAGATTCTCCAACAAGGTCTCAAACCCAGACACCAGCTTTAAGCCCTTCTCTTCCTGATATGTCTTTATCAACGCACTCCATTCAAGCTGGGGGATGGCGAAAAATGCCCCCCAACCTGAACCCTGCTGCAGAACATGGTGATAGCCGCAGACGTCATGACATAAGTCGATCACATTCAGAGTCTCCATCCAGGCTTCCAATCACGCGATCAGGTACGTGGAAACGTGAACACAGTAAGCATTCATCTTCACTTCCCCGTGTTAGTACGTGGAGAAGAACTGGAAGTTCATCATCCATTCTTTCTGCTTCATCCGAATCTAGTGAAAAAGCAAAGAGTGAAGATGAAAAGCAGCAAGTTTGTTCCTTTCTCGGACCTAAATCAGAGTGCTCATCTTCTGCAAAAGGAACTtggagaaaaataaaagaaagtgaAATTCTTGAGACCCCCAGTAATGGCTCATCAAACACTATTGCAGAGTCCAGTTGTAGTTTAGAATCTAAAACTTTAGTTTACCAAATGGCCCCTGCTGTTTCTAAAACCGAGGATGTATGGGTAAGGATAGAGGATTGCCCAATTAATAATCCAAGATCAGGAAGGTCTCCTACTGGGAATTCTCCACCAGTTATTGATAATGTTTTAGATCAGGGTCAGAAGGAAGAGGCAGTAAAGGACTGCCATACCAGGCACAATTCGGGGAACGGGAACGTACCTTTACTGGAAAATAGGCAGAAATCTTTTATTAAACTAGATGGCTCAGATACAAAGGGAACTGACCCAAAGACTCTAATAAACAACCAGCAAGAGACAAATGAAAATACTGTTGCTGAGCGTACACCATTTAGCTCAAGCAGCTCGAGCAAACACAGCTCACCAAGTGGAACTGTTGCAGCCCGCGTCACACCCTTTAACTATAACCCCAGTCCCAGAAAAAGCACCGCAGAGAGCAGCACATCGCGGCCATCCCAGATACCCACCCCTGTGACTAATAGTACAAAGAAACGAGACTCCAAAACAGAAACAACAGACTCTAGTGGCTCTCAGAGCCCCAAAAGGCACTCTGGTTCCTATCTGGTGACTTCGGTGTGA